A region of the Exiguobacterium aurantiacum DSM 6208 genome:
GGACGGCCGAACGTGTGACGATGGACGAACAGGTCCAACAAGCCGACCCGAAAACGATTCTCACACAATGTGAGGAGCAGGAGCTGGTCTCTGAAATCGAAGGGGAGGCTTTGACGATGCTCGGTATCGCCTATGCAACACGAATGCCCTTCACTGAGCAAGATGGAACGACGTACGCGTTCACCCAAGTCGCATATGTCGAAGGGGAGTCGCTCTATGCGCTCTGTCAATCCAATCATCTTGAAGGATATCGGGCCGTCAAGCTTGAGACACGTCCTGATTTTCTGAAGGACGAGCAAGGAATCGAAATACCAATACGCCCTCATATCGAATCAGCCACAGATGAGGCGCGGGACACGCTACAGCGTAAAGACTCGATTTATGAAGACGGTCAAGGACAGATAATACGACCGTTCACCGAAACATTGATGACAATCTCACCTAGCTTCAATGGGGTCATCGAATTCGGTATCGGAGATGAAGGGATTTATCATCCGTATTTCGACTTTGCACCTTACCTCGTTAAACAAGACACATACGTCGCGCTCGGGTATGATGTGAGTACAAATTTACCTTATATGCTCCTTTCACATGATGGCAGATACTACGGGACGCACCCGATACACGACAGCGACTTCATTCAAGGGGCAGACCACGTTTCGGTACGGGCGTTAGTTGAGGAAAAAACATTAGACCCTCTTCAACCGTCTCCATTATATGAATTAACGTTTGAGTTAGACGGACAGATTGTCACGAAGAAGCTCTCGATTCGTTTTCACCCCAACGCCCTGTTACGAGAACCATCAGCAGTTGAACCTATGTCACTCGCCTATCTACATCGAAGCGCTTATCAACCGAACGTGCCGTTTTATTACCCGGATGCGATCAGTCTCGGCCATGATGCGCATGAGCGATTGATTGAAGCGCTTAATGAAGCGAGCCCGACGAAACGAGTCGGTGAGTCCGGCGCATACAACTATTTGACGCTATTCCAAGGAAACCGTGGCCAACAGTTTGAGCTATCCTATCACAAAAGGTCAAGTAAGCTTGATGTTTACATAAAAGAGATTGACACAGAGCGGCAGTTTAAGTTGACGAGTGAAGGGGCTGAGACGTTCCAGGACGTATTCCCCCAAGCGTTCGAATGAAGAAACAACCAGCGCTGAAAAACACCTGGAATACCCAATTTCGGGTGTTCCTTTCTTTCTTAATGAAAAGCATTCTACATGGTAAATACTTCAAACTCAAGATATTGACCATCTGTACAAATCCTCACTAGGCGGGACTTTTCTCACACGGTAAACTGAAATTCCAACACATTAAAGGGATAAAGTCCTAATACGATTCATGTAACTAAGGTGGGATTAATCGGAATGACACAACTTAGCAATCGCACGCTCACAGCTCCTGACGTCCTCACGACCATCGCCTCAAATATGGCGATGATCCGTTTCGACCGTCAGCGCCGCGTCGTCGACGTGAACGACTTGTTCGCCAAGACGATGAAATATCGCCGAGACGAGATGATCGGCATGCAGCATCATTTGTTCTGCACACCGCAATTCGTCGGCAGCTCCGATTATCAGGCGTTTTGGAACAAGCTGTTCAGCGGTTTCAGTGCAGCCGACAAGATCGAGCGCCTCGACGCACGTGGCGAACCGGTCTGGCTCGAGGCGACGTACATGCCGATCTTCGAAGGGGACGAAGTCGTCGGTGTCGTCAAAATCGCTTCGGACATTACCGAACGTCAGTTGACGATCGAACGGTACGCCCGTTCGTTCCGAGCCATGGCGGAAGACTTGGACGCACGGGCCCAGAGCGGTATGGAAGAGAGTCACCAATTGAAGGAGACGATCGAGCGCCTCGAGCGGGACGCCCACGTCAACTTGTCGACGCTCGGGAAGCTACAAGACCAAGCGAGTGAGATCACCAAGATCGCGAGCACGATTAAAGAAATCGCCGCCCAGACGAATCTATTGTCACTCAATGCGGCCATCGAGGCGGCACGGGCCGGAGAACACGGGAACGGATTCAACGTCGTCGCGACCGAGGTCCGTAACCTGTCCCGTCTCGTCGAACGAGCCGTCGTCGAGGTGCGTGCCAACACGGACGGGATGAACAAAGAGCTCGCTTCGATCGTCGCCGGCGTCTCACGATCGAACGAGGACATCCATGCCAGCGTGACGATCATGGAAGAGACGTTGCGTCGGTTCGAGAGCATCGAACAATCAGCGGAATCGTTGAACGGGACGACCGAGCAGTTCACTGCGGTCATCTGAACAAAAAAACCAATCGTCCGAGGGGAACACCCTCGTTCGATTGGTTTTTTATATGCGCAGCGTATGTCCGTTCTGTCGGAGCCAGTCTTTTGCCCATGCCACATTCGGATAGACCGACGCAACGGCCTCCCAAAACGCTTTTGAATGGTCGAAGTGGACGAGATGGCACCATTCGTGGGCGATCACATAATCGAGCACTTCCGGCGGCGCGAGCATGAGGCGGACGTTGATCGAGATGGCGCCTTTCGAACTGCACGAGCCCCAACGTGTCTTCTGATGGCCGATCCGAACGTTCGACGCACGTACCCTGAGCAACCGCTCGTAACGGGAGGCGCGTTCTGTCACATGTCCGACCGCTTTCGTGCGGAGCCAAGCTTCATATGCGTCTCGTAACGCCGTCTCGTCCCACTGTTCGGGACAGCGGAACGTCTGCCCGTCGTATGTGAACGAGCGGGCGGAGCCTGAACGAATGAGCGGCACCGCGTCGCCCTGATAGAGGAGTCGGTCTTCCGGCAACCGACTCGCTTTCGGTATGGCGGCCAGTCGTGCCTCGATCCAATCCGCATGGTCGCGCAAGATGGCATCGACGACCCGTTGCGGGAGCCGGGCCGGGATGCGGAGCTCGACACCCTCTGCCGTCACATAAAATGCGACCCGTTTTCGCCGCTTATGGCGGATGACGGTCACGGACATCGTATTCACCTCCATGTCATTGTCTCGTTCGATTATAGACCACGTCTCGAAAATCCGCCACGCTTTTGCCGACAAGGACCCGTCCATTTTTGATACAGTAAGGGGAGGAGGGATGAACATGAAATCAATTTTACATCAAACGCTCGACCGGACCGGCACCGACTCGGTGAAATGGGATGGACTTGAGCGCTGGTTCCATTTGAAATCGGATGTGCTCCCGTTATGGGTGGCTGATATCGATGTCCGCACCGCACCCGCCATCAGCGAGGCACTCACAGCACGGGCAGCGACGGGGGAGTATGGGTATACACTGTTCTCCCGTGATGCACAACGAGCGGTCAGTGACTGGTACAGTCGTCGTCATGACGTCAAGTTCGACCCGAACCATGTCTTGTTCTCAAGCGGTGTCGTCCCCGGGCTGACCCATATCGTCGAGGCGTTGACCGAAGAAGGGGACGGGGTCGTTATCCAGTCACCCGTCTACCCCCCGTTCCATGAACTCGTGACAGGATTGAAGCGTGAACTGCTCGACGCCCCGCTCATCCAAGTCAATGGTCGTTACGAAATGGACTTTGACGCCCTTGAGGCGGCGATGCGCCAAGCGAAACTGTTCTTACTCTGCTCGCCGCACAATCCGGTCGGACGCGTGTGGATGGAGTCCGAGCTCGCTCGTGTCATCGAGTTGGCGCGACGTCATGACGTCATCATCGTCGCCGATGAGATTCACGCCGACTTGACGTACCCGTCCCAGCACCATGTCGCGATCGGGCGGCTCGACGATCGGGTCATCACGGTGAGTGCGCCCTCAAAAGCGTTCAACATCGCAGGATTGTTCGCCTCGTACATTGTCTGTCCCGACGACGCCTGGCGCAAGCGTATCATCCAAGTACAGAACAAACATCACGTGTTGCCGACACCGTTCGCCAACACGGCCATCATCGCGGCGTACACCGATCCTCGGGCCGAACGATGGCTCGACCAATTGACGGCCGAGCTCGAGGAACAGGCCGCATATGTCGTCGGTCGCTTCCGCGAGTCGATGCCGTATCTGACTTGTTTCATGCCGGAGGCGAGCTATCTGCTTTGGATCGACTTTGAAGCGCTCGGCCTCGAACCGGACGCCCGGAAGAAGTGGTTACAGGAAGACGTACGCATCTTCCTCTCGCCAGGGACGCCGTTCGGTGAATCCGGGCGCTCGTTCGAACGATTGAACTTCGGGACGCGTCGCACCCTCATCGACGAGGCGCTCGAGCGCTTGATTCGGCAAGTGGGCGAGAATGAACAACGCACAGGAAACGCGTTTGTATGAAACGAGAAACGGGAAAAATTTCACAACGAGCCAACGAACATGGCGCTAGAAAGCAGGTGAGACGATGGAGACGATCAATTGGAAGAAAAAGATGGAGGAGCAGCTGAGACGGAGCGGCTTCACGCTCCAGGTCGAAAATATGGCCAATCTCGGACTGACCGAGATCCACGCGTCCTCGTCTCCGCTCATCT
Encoded here:
- a CDS encoding methyl-accepting chemotaxis protein; translation: MTQLSNRTLTAPDVLTTIASNMAMIRFDRQRRVVDVNDLFAKTMKYRRDEMIGMQHHLFCTPQFVGSSDYQAFWNKLFSGFSAADKIERLDARGEPVWLEATYMPIFEGDEVVGVVKIASDITERQLTIERYARSFRAMAEDLDARAQSGMEESHQLKETIERLERDAHVNLSTLGKLQDQASEITKIASTIKEIAAQTNLLSLNAAIEAARAGEHGNGFNVVATEVRNLSRLVERAVVEVRANTDGMNKELASIVAGVSRSNEDIHASVTIMEETLRRFESIEQSAESLNGTTEQFTAVI
- a CDS encoding M48 family metallopeptidase, which codes for MSVTVIRHKRRKRVAFYVTAEGVELRIPARLPQRVVDAILRDHADWIEARLAAIPKASRLPEDRLLYQGDAVPLIRSGSARSFTYDGQTFRCPEQWDETALRDAYEAWLRTKAVGHVTERASRYERLLRVRASNVRIGHQKTRWGSCSSKGAISINVRLMLAPPEVLDYVIAHEWCHLVHFDHSKAFWEAVASVYPNVAWAKDWLRQNGHTLRI
- a CDS encoding MalY/PatB family protein, which gives rise to MKSILHQTLDRTGTDSVKWDGLERWFHLKSDVLPLWVADIDVRTAPAISEALTARAATGEYGYTLFSRDAQRAVSDWYSRRHDVKFDPNHVLFSSGVVPGLTHIVEALTEEGDGVVIQSPVYPPFHELVTGLKRELLDAPLIQVNGRYEMDFDALEAAMRQAKLFLLCSPHNPVGRVWMESELARVIELARRHDVIIVADEIHADLTYPSQHHVAIGRLDDRVITVSAPSKAFNIAGLFASYIVCPDDAWRKRIIQVQNKHHVLPTPFANTAIIAAYTDPRAERWLDQLTAELEEQAAYVVGRFRESMPYLTCFMPEASYLLWIDFEALGLEPDARKKWLQEDVRIFLSPGTPFGESGRSFERLNFGTRRTLIDEALERLIRQVGENEQRTGNAFV